Proteins encoded together in one Streptomyces umbrinus window:
- a CDS encoding SigE family RNA polymerase sigma factor, whose translation MDAQGHERFREFVENRSSALLKTAVLLSGGDRHAAEDLLQSALIKAAGRWQRIDEPEAYVRQILYRQQVSRWRLKWRRRELTVAEPPEGTGGTAAAAAVDASSAADLRIVMRGALARLTARQRTVLVLRYFEDLPEADVARILGCSVGTVRSTTHRSLARLRALAPELAALGPADAEQSPSRDFSPVEVRP comes from the coding sequence ATGGATGCCCAAGGGCACGAGCGGTTCCGGGAGTTCGTGGAGAACCGGTCGTCGGCGCTGCTGAAGACCGCCGTGCTGCTCAGCGGCGGGGACAGGCACGCGGCCGAGGACCTGTTGCAGAGCGCGTTGATCAAGGCGGCCGGCCGGTGGCAGCGGATCGACGAGCCGGAGGCGTACGTACGGCAGATCCTGTACCGCCAGCAGGTGAGCCGATGGCGGCTGAAGTGGCGGCGGCGGGAACTGACCGTCGCCGAACCGCCCGAGGGGACGGGCGGGACGGCCGCGGCTGCTGCGGTGGACGCCTCCTCCGCGGCCGACCTGCGGATCGTGATGCGCGGAGCGCTGGCGCGGCTGACCGCCCGGCAGCGGACCGTACTGGTACTGCGTTACTTCGAGGACCTGCCGGAGGCCGACGTGGCCCGGATCCTCGGCTGCTCGGTGGGGACCGTGCGGTCCACCACCCACCGCTCGCTCGCCAGGCTGCGGGCTCTCGCGCCGGAACTGGCCGCTCTCGGACCCGCCGACGCGGAACAGAGCCCGTCCCGCGACTTCTCACCGGTGGAGGTACGTCCGTGA
- a CDS encoding WD40 repeat domain-containing protein has product MNMDQLVRDALHEQAADTMTTPPDFAGRVLAVRRRRRTRTIAGAAVATAVAVAVGVAVPMLDGGKDEPRLASQMNESDIIAHPDQTPPRDLIAAGNTALAAYYTTSTVKETADRGVTRRTYHLLDQATGKYVKTTKWSILDVAPGMRTAAVLEKGLPTKRIGLLDLLTGEVERWITVDRAVAGVSFSADGSKLVATTYSENPDQQKLAPNDSDGDGKKNDWMPPWGESYRTGFYVLDVDSGKGSWSKVTVHVDEDMPGSLNARQDFAFSNDAKLVYSGLTTEPNVQYYDFEGKEVATPANEKYLHWYVDARLSPDGKLAAGDFAGGIKTTASEINDPYTGKRLHKIPGQQLLAWVDNKRLIAFDIAPGTNEFHNRLVLVTIGSDKTVPLSGFRKGNDGAAGRWTPIFAER; this is encoded by the coding sequence GTGAACATGGATCAACTGGTGCGCGACGCCCTGCACGAGCAGGCCGCGGACACCATGACCACGCCGCCCGACTTCGCGGGCCGCGTCCTCGCCGTCCGGCGACGCCGCCGGACCCGTACGATCGCCGGCGCCGCGGTGGCCACGGCGGTCGCCGTCGCCGTCGGGGTGGCGGTACCGATGCTGGACGGTGGCAAGGACGAGCCCCGGCTCGCCAGCCAGATGAACGAGAGCGACATCATCGCCCACCCGGACCAGACGCCGCCGCGCGATCTGATCGCGGCGGGCAACACCGCGCTGGCCGCCTACTACACGACCAGCACCGTCAAGGAGACCGCGGACCGGGGCGTCACCCGGCGCACCTACCACCTCCTCGACCAGGCGACCGGCAAGTACGTGAAGACCACCAAGTGGTCCATCCTCGACGTCGCTCCCGGCATGCGCACCGCCGCCGTCCTGGAGAAGGGGCTGCCCACCAAGCGGATCGGGCTGCTCGACCTGCTCACCGGTGAGGTCGAGCGCTGGATCACCGTCGACCGCGCCGTCGCGGGCGTCAGTTTCTCGGCCGACGGCAGCAAGCTCGTCGCGACGACGTACAGCGAGAATCCCGACCAGCAGAAGCTGGCGCCCAACGACAGTGACGGGGACGGCAAGAAGAACGACTGGATGCCGCCGTGGGGCGAGTCGTACCGGACCGGCTTCTACGTCCTCGACGTCGACTCCGGCAAGGGGTCCTGGAGCAAGGTCACGGTGCACGTCGACGAGGACATGCCCGGGTCCCTCAACGCCCGTCAGGACTTTGCCTTCAGCAATGACGCCAAGCTCGTGTACTCGGGGCTCACCACGGAACCCAACGTGCAGTACTACGACTTCGAGGGCAAGGAGGTCGCCACGCCCGCGAACGAGAAGTACCTGCACTGGTACGTCGACGCAAGGCTGTCCCCGGACGGCAAGCTCGCCGCCGGCGACTTCGCGGGGGGCATCAAGACCACCGCCTCCGAGATCAACGACCCCTACACCGGCAAGCGGCTCCACAAGATCCCCGGACAGCAACTGCTCGCCTGGGTCGACAACAAGCGGCTCATCGCCTTCGACATCGCACCCGGCACGAACGAGTTCCACAACCGGCTCGTGCTCGTCACGATCGGCAGCGACAAGACGGTCCCGCTGAGCGGTTTCCGCAAGGGGAACGACGGTGCGGCCGGGCGCTGGACGCCGATCTTCGCCGAACGCTGA
- the dapA gene encoding 4-hydroxy-tetrahydrodipicolinate synthase — protein sequence MTSRRTPPFGRALCAMITPFTDEGLLDLDGAQRLADRLVSEGCDGLVLSGTTGESPTTTDAEKSALVRAVADAVGDRAAIVAGIGTADTRHTAELALEAEKAGADGLLVVTPYYSRPPQDAVEAHFRTIADASGLPLALYDIPGRTGTRIEPETMLRLAGHPRIVAVKDCAYDLLGTQKVLAATELAYYTGCDEYVLAMYAIGGAGYISTVANVTPRHFRSILDAFDDGDPDEAVRLQQLTIPLTELMMASGLPGSVTAKALLGALGLPSGPVRAPLRPAGRDAVDGLLTAYERLVAASAGV from the coding sequence ATGACCTCACGACGCACCCCGCCCTTCGGCCGTGCCCTCTGCGCGATGATCACTCCCTTCACCGACGAGGGGCTGCTGGACCTGGACGGTGCGCAGCGGCTGGCCGACCGGCTGGTCTCCGAGGGCTGCGACGGGCTGGTGCTGTCCGGGACCACCGGGGAGTCGCCGACCACGACGGACGCCGAGAAGTCGGCGCTGGTGCGGGCGGTGGCGGACGCGGTCGGGGACCGTGCCGCGATCGTCGCGGGCATCGGGACCGCCGACACCCGCCACACCGCCGAACTCGCCCTGGAGGCCGAAAAGGCGGGCGCGGACGGCCTGTTGGTGGTCACGCCGTACTACAGCAGGCCCCCGCAGGACGCCGTCGAGGCACACTTCCGCACGATCGCGGACGCCTCCGGACTGCCGCTCGCGCTGTACGACATCCCGGGCCGCACGGGGACGCGCATCGAGCCGGAGACGATGCTGAGGCTGGCCGGGCATCCGCGGATCGTGGCGGTGAAGGACTGCGCGTACGACCTGCTCGGCACCCAGAAGGTGCTGGCCGCCACGGAGTTGGCGTACTACACGGGCTGCGACGAGTACGTGCTCGCGATGTACGCGATCGGCGGTGCCGGATACATCAGCACAGTGGCGAATGTGACCCCGCGTCACTTCCGTTCGATCCTGGACGCGTTCGACGACGGCGACCCGGACGAGGCGGTCCGGCTGCAGCAACTCACCATCCCGCTCACGGAGTTGATGATGGCCTCCGGCCTGCCCGGCTCGGTGACGGCGAAGGCTCTGCTGGGCGCCCTCGGCCTGCCCTCCGGCCCGGTCCGGGCACCGCTGCGGCCCGCCGGCCGGGATGCGGTCGACGGGCTGCTGACGGCGTACGAGCGGCTGGTGGCCGCCTCGGCCGGCGTGTGA
- a CDS encoding phage holin family protein yields the protein MTGTTDRRPGEQHSVGELVGQATEQLSELVRQEVRLAKEELAQKGRRVGRGGGLLGAAGAVAYVGLMALAATGAAALSLVLPVWAAALIVTAVLFLVAGVLARTGRAQLGRAAPPMPEEALDSVRADVDEIKERAHR from the coding sequence GTGACCGGAACCACGGACCGGCGGCCGGGCGAGCAGCACTCGGTCGGTGAACTCGTCGGACAGGCCACCGAACAGCTCTCCGAGCTCGTACGACAGGAAGTGCGGCTCGCGAAGGAGGAGTTGGCGCAGAAGGGCCGGCGCGTGGGGCGCGGCGGCGGGCTGCTGGGCGCGGCCGGAGCCGTCGCCTACGTGGGGCTGATGGCCCTGGCCGCGACCGGTGCGGCCGCGCTCTCCCTCGTGCTGCCCGTATGGGCGGCGGCGCTCATCGTCACGGCCGTGCTCTTCCTGGTCGCGGGCGTGCTGGCGAGGACCGGCCGGGCCCAGCTCGGGCGCGCCGCCCCGCCGATGCCCGAGGAGGCGCTCGACAGCGTCCGGGCCGACGTCGACGAGATCAAGGAAAGGGCGCATCGATGA
- a CDS encoding DUF3618 domain-containing protein yields MKDSNDPVERGKAAGKAADKAAGGAKGPDELRRQIQETRGQLGDTVEELAAKADVKGRARARGAELKGKASEAGHVVQDKAAQAGHVVQDKATEAGHVVQGKAVEAGHVVQDKAVQAGHVVQSKATRVGHAVQDNVPRPVRTAVTNAVQAGKRHPGPVLIAGAGAVVAAGLLRRRHNGHH; encoded by the coding sequence ATGAAGGACAGCAACGATCCCGTGGAGCGCGGCAAGGCTGCCGGCAAGGCGGCGGACAAGGCCGCCGGCGGCGCGAAGGGCCCGGACGAGCTGCGACGGCAGATCCAGGAGACCCGGGGGCAACTCGGGGACACCGTCGAGGAGTTGGCGGCAAAGGCCGACGTGAAGGGCCGCGCGCGGGCCAGGGGCGCCGAGCTGAAGGGCAAGGCGTCCGAGGCCGGCCACGTCGTGCAGGACAAGGCGGCACAGGCCGGCCATGTCGTGCAGGACAAGGCCACCGAGGCCGGGCACGTCGTACAGGGCAAGGCCGTTGAGGCCGGACACGTGGTGCAGGACAAGGCCGTCCAGGCCGGGCACGTGGTGCAGAGCAAGGCCACGCGGGTCGGACACGCCGTCCAGGACAACGTGCCCCGGCCGGTGCGCACGGCCGTGACCAACGCCGTCCAGGCCGGAAAGCGGCACCCCGGGCCCGTACTGATCGCCGGGGCCGGAGCGGTGGTCGCGGCGGGCCTGCTGCGCCGGCGCCACAACGGACACCACTGA